Proteins encoded together in one Streptomyces sp. TLI_171 window:
- the erpA gene encoding iron-sulfur cluster insertion protein ErpA, which yields MTVQDEKTTVESGILLTDAAAAKVKGLLEQEGRDDLSLRVAVQPGGCSGLRYQLFFDERSLDGDVVKDFNGVKVVTDRMSAPYLGGATVDFVDTIEKQGFTIDNPNATGSCACGDSFS from the coding sequence ATGACCGTCCAGGACGAGAAGACCACCGTCGAGAGTGGCATCCTCCTCACCGATGCCGCCGCGGCGAAGGTCAAGGGCCTGCTGGAGCAGGAGGGTCGCGACGACCTCTCGCTGCGCGTCGCCGTGCAGCCGGGTGGCTGCTCCGGCCTGCGTTACCAGCTGTTCTTCGACGAGCGTTCGCTGGACGGCGACGTCGTCAAGGACTTCAACGGTGTCAAGGTCGTCACCGACCGGATGAGCGCCCCGTACCTCGGCGGCGCCACGGTCGACTTCGTCGACACCATCGAGAAGCAGGGCTTCACCATCGACAACCCGAACGCCACGGGCTCCTGCGCCTGCGGCGACTCGTTCAGCTAG
- a CDS encoding DUF3043 domain-containing protein: protein MFRRRSDESAASSTVTMTEEDAPQSRDPQAPKGRPTPKRSEAEANRKTRVTVPKDRKEAAKQARERVRTEREKQRTALLNGDERALPPRDKGPVRRYVRDFIDSRWAAAEFFLPYAVVVLVLSITKINTLQLLSTLLFMVFFVVVILDFVRIGFVLRKGLAERFPNQDTRGAVMYGLMRTLQMRRLRLPKPMVKRGERP, encoded by the coding sequence GTGTTCCGACGCCGCTCTGATGAATCCGCCGCCTCCTCCACCGTCACCATGACCGAGGAGGACGCGCCGCAGTCCCGCGACCCGCAGGCCCCGAAGGGCCGGCCCACGCCGAAGCGCAGTGAGGCCGAGGCCAACCGGAAGACCCGGGTCACCGTTCCCAAGGACCGCAAGGAGGCCGCGAAGCAGGCCCGCGAGCGGGTCCGCACCGAGCGGGAGAAGCAGCGCACCGCACTGCTGAACGGTGACGAGCGGGCCCTGCCGCCGCGCGACAAGGGCCCGGTGCGGCGCTACGTCCGCGACTTCATCGACTCCCGCTGGGCCGCGGCCGAGTTCTTCCTGCCGTACGCCGTCGTGGTGCTGGTGCTCAGCATCACGAAGATCAACACCCTGCAGCTGCTCTCCACGCTGCTGTTCATGGTCTTCTTCGTGGTGGTCATCCTGGACTTCGTCCGGATCGGCTTCGTGCTGCGCAAGGGCCTCGCCGAGCGCTTCCCGAACCAGGACACCCGCGGCGCCGTGATGTACGGCCTGATGCGCACCCTGCAGATGCGCCGCCTGCGGCTGCCCAAGCCGATGGTCAAGCGGGGCGAGCGGCCCTGA
- a CDS encoding PspA/IM30 family protein, with the protein MSDGIMKRMGLIFRSKANKALDRAEDPRETLDYSYQKQLELLQKVRRGVADVATSRKRLELQLTQLQQQSSKYEDQGRKALSLGREDLAREALSRKANLQSQITDLETQYQALQGEEEKLTLASQRLQAKVDAFRTKKETIKATYTAAQAQTRIAESFSGISEEMGDVGLAIQRAEDKTAQMQARAGAIDELLASGALDDASGLGRKDDIEAELERVAGGSDVELELARMKAELTGGAPASQPQAIEQGKQQDTPPPTINYNK; encoded by the coding sequence ATGAGCGACGGAATCATGAAGCGTATGGGGCTGATCTTCCGCTCCAAGGCGAACAAGGCCTTGGACCGGGCGGAGGACCCGCGCGAAACGCTCGACTACTCCTACCAGAAGCAGCTGGAACTGCTGCAGAAGGTGCGCAGGGGCGTCGCCGACGTGGCCACCTCCCGCAAGCGCCTGGAACTCCAGCTCACCCAGCTCCAGCAGCAGTCCTCCAAGTACGAGGACCAGGGCCGCAAGGCGCTGTCCCTCGGCCGCGAGGACCTCGCCCGCGAGGCGCTCAGCCGCAAGGCCAACCTGCAGTCCCAGATCACCGACCTGGAGACGCAGTACCAGGCCCTGCAGGGCGAGGAGGAGAAGCTCACGCTCGCCTCCCAGCGCCTCCAGGCCAAGGTGGACGCCTTCCGCACCAAGAAGGAGACCATCAAGGCCACCTACACCGCGGCCCAGGCGCAGACCCGGATCGCCGAGTCCTTCTCCGGCATCTCCGAGGAGATGGGCGACGTCGGCCTGGCCATCCAGCGAGCGGAGGACAAGACCGCCCAGATGCAGGCCCGGGCGGGCGCGATCGACGAGCTGCTGGCCTCCGGCGCGCTCGACGACGCCAGCGGCCTCGGCCGCAAGGACGACATCGAGGCCGAGCTGGAGCGGGTGGCCGGCGGCAGCGACGTCGAGCTGGAGCTGGCCCGGATGAAGGCCGAGCTGACCGGCGGCGCCCCCGCCTCCCAGCCGCAGGCGATCGAGCAGGGGAAGCAGCAGGACACCCCTCCGCCGACCATCAACTACAACAAGTAG
- a CDS encoding Lrp/AsnC family transcriptional regulator: MSTHRPPDLGQAALDDTDRLLLEHLSRDGRASYAEIGLLTNLSATAVRRRIDRLRARGVVRGFTVVLDPALLGWRTEAFVEVYCRARTSPEELLASLRQFPEVVAAWTVTGDPDALVHLRAADTRHLEAVIERIRKEPGVQRSRSSVVLSQLL, translated from the coding sequence ATGAGCACGCACCGGCCGCCCGACCTCGGGCAGGCGGCGCTCGACGACACCGACCGCCTGCTGCTGGAGCACCTCAGCCGCGACGGCCGGGCCTCGTACGCCGAGATCGGCCTGCTCACCAACCTCTCCGCCACCGCCGTCCGCCGCCGGATCGACCGGCTGCGGGCGCGCGGCGTGGTCCGCGGGTTCACCGTGGTGCTCGACCCGGCGCTGCTCGGCTGGCGCACCGAGGCGTTCGTCGAGGTCTACTGCCGCGCCCGCACCTCGCCCGAGGAACTGCTCGCCTCGCTGCGCCAGTTCCCCGAGGTGGTCGCCGCCTGGACGGTCACCGGCGACCCCGACGCCCTGGTGCACCTGCGGGCCGCCGACACCCGCCACCTGGAAGCCGTCATCGAACGCATCCGCAAGGAGCCCGGCGTCCAGCGCAGCCGCTCCTCGGTGGTGCTCTCCCAGCTGCTGTGA
- a CDS encoding GNAT family N-acetyltransferase, whose amino-acid sequence MIIRQLRDTAEDAAAVDRVARAAFRDLDGRPQDEAETPEHRRRRLRGIARARHLAITDPAGCWIAERDGEAVGAALSLRREGVWVLPLFVVLPAAQGQGVGRLLLERATAYGRGCLRGMLCASPSPAAARRYRSAGFTLHPTMQLGGRVDRERLLDPGDIPVHPGNATHLHLLDSVDRRLRGAAHGPDHGFMLAHFEELLIADTLAGTGYCYRDGGTVQLLAATSKRIAARLLREALARVPGEQEAHVSFLTAEQEWAVDVGLDLGLSLTTRGYLALRGMRPPAPYIPNGGYL is encoded by the coding sequence GTGATCATTCGTCAGCTCAGGGACACCGCCGAGGACGCCGCCGCCGTCGACCGGGTCGCCCGGGCCGCGTTCCGCGACCTGGACGGCCGGCCGCAGGACGAGGCGGAGACGCCCGAGCACCGGCGCCGCCGGCTGCGCGGGATCGCGCGGGCCAGGCACCTCGCGATCACCGATCCGGCGGGGTGCTGGATCGCCGAGCGGGACGGCGAGGCGGTGGGGGCGGCGCTGTCGCTGCGCCGCGAGGGCGTCTGGGTGCTGCCGCTGTTCGTGGTGCTGCCCGCCGCCCAGGGCCAGGGCGTCGGCCGCCTGCTGCTGGAGCGGGCCACCGCGTACGGGCGGGGCTGCCTGCGCGGGATGCTGTGCGCCTCGCCGTCGCCGGCCGCGGCCCGCCGCTACCGCTCGGCCGGGTTCACCCTGCACCCGACGATGCAGCTGGGCGGGCGGGTGGACCGGGAGCGGCTGCTGGACCCGGGCGACATCCCGGTCCACCCGGGCAACGCGACGCACCTGCACCTGCTGGACTCGGTGGACCGGCGGCTGCGCGGGGCCGCGCACGGGCCGGACCACGGGTTCATGCTGGCCCACTTCGAGGAGTTGCTGATCGCGGACACCCTGGCCGGCACCGGCTACTGCTACCGCGACGGCGGCACCGTGCAGCTGCTGGCGGCCACCTCCAAGCGGATCGCCGCCCGCCTGCTGCGCGAGGCGCTGGCCCGGGTGCCCGGCGAGCAGGAGGCGCACGTGTCGTTCCTGACCGCCGAGCAGGAGTGGGCCGTGGACGTGGGCCTCGACCTCGGCCTCTCGCTCACCACCCGGGGCTACCTGGCGCTGCGCGGGATGCGCCCGCCGGCCCCGTACATCCCGAACGGCGGGTACCTGTGA
- a CDS encoding adenosylcobinamide-GDP ribazoletransferase, protein MGSGNERARTDGLRFAFGTLTVLRVRVHRWDRSAGGAAMLLAPVVGVVVGALAGGVGALVAWRGGALLGAVAAVAVGAALTRGLHLDGVADVADGLGSGKPAEDALRIMKQSDIGPFGVLTLVLLMLAQIAALAGQFALSPGRGALAAGVAAVAGRTALAWGCLRSVPAARPGGLGAMVAATVPPGAAVAVTAVVAVAAAAVRWQYGVAVLIGVAVAAGLLRRCVRRFGGVTGDVLGALVETSATAALAAVALV, encoded by the coding sequence GTGGGCAGCGGGAACGAGAGGGCCCGGACCGACGGACTGCGGTTCGCGTTCGGGACGCTGACGGTCCTTCGGGTCCGCGTGCACCGGTGGGACCGGTCGGCCGGCGGGGCCGCGATGCTGCTGGCGCCGGTGGTCGGGGTGGTCGTGGGCGCCCTCGCCGGCGGCGTGGGCGCGCTGGTCGCCTGGCGCGGCGGGGCACTGCTCGGGGCGGTCGCCGCGGTGGCCGTCGGGGCGGCGCTGACCCGGGGGCTGCACCTGGACGGGGTGGCGGACGTCGCGGACGGGCTGGGCAGCGGGAAGCCGGCCGAGGACGCCCTGCGGATCATGAAGCAGTCGGACATCGGGCCGTTCGGCGTGCTGACGCTGGTGCTGCTGATGCTCGCTCAGATCGCGGCCCTGGCCGGCCAGTTCGCCCTCTCGCCGGGGCGCGGCGCGCTGGCCGCCGGCGTCGCGGCGGTGGCGGGGCGGACGGCCCTCGCCTGGGGGTGCCTGCGCTCGGTGCCGGCCGCCCGGCCCGGCGGGCTGGGGGCGATGGTGGCGGCGACCGTGCCTCCGGGGGCGGCGGTGGCGGTGACGGCGGTGGTGGCCGTCGCCGCGGCGGCGGTCCGGTGGCAGTACGGGGTGGCGGTGCTGATCGGGGTCGCCGTGGCGGCCGGCCTGCTGCGGCGCTGCGTGCGGCGGTTCGGCGGCGTGACCGGGGACGTGCTGGGAGCGCTGGTGGAGACGTCGGCGACCGCGGCGCTGGCGGCCGTGGCACTGGTGTGA
- a CDS encoding nicotinate-nucleotide--dimethylbenzimidazole phosphoribosyltransferase gives MDTTVDLDTFSSLVERPDEGARRGAEERWQQLAMPPGGLGRLQELGAWLASAQGETPVRPLTSTRVLLFAADHGVASLGVSTLDARGGTADRVRAVLDGTAPVAVLARRYGADVRVVDIAVDADPAEFPEEVVRHRVRRGSGRIDVEDALGAEEAALAFRAGMAVADEEADAGTDLVLLGDLGVGSTTVAAVLIGALCGTDAAAVTGRGSGVDDRVWMVKCATVRDALRRARPVLGDQLALLAATGGADFAAITGFLLQAAVRKLPVVLDGVVSAACALVAQRIAFRAPEWWRAAALTGEPAQAKAYDRLTLTPLHEAGVTMGEGVSAVLALPLLQAATDTLAEPVAVPSAKPLPPRAPAKLPTASELLGRY, from the coding sequence ATGGACACCACCGTGGATCTCGACACTTTCTCCTCGCTCGTCGAACGGCCTGACGAGGGTGCGCGGCGCGGCGCCGAGGAGCGCTGGCAGCAGTTGGCCATGCCGCCCGGCGGCCTGGGCCGGCTCCAGGAGCTGGGGGCCTGGCTGGCGTCCGCGCAGGGCGAGACGCCGGTCCGTCCGCTGACCAGCACCCGCGTCCTGCTGTTCGCCGCCGACCACGGCGTCGCGTCGCTCGGCGTCTCCACGCTGGACGCCCGCGGCGGCACCGCCGACCGGGTCCGCGCGGTCCTCGACGGCACCGCCCCGGTCGCCGTGCTGGCCCGCCGCTACGGCGCGGACGTCCGGGTGGTCGACATCGCGGTGGACGCCGACCCCGCCGAGTTCCCCGAGGAGGTCGTCCGCCACCGGGTGCGGCGCGGCTCCGGCCGGATCGACGTCGAGGACGCGCTCGGCGCCGAGGAGGCCGCCCTGGCCTTCCGGGCCGGGATGGCGGTCGCCGACGAGGAGGCCGACGCCGGCACCGACCTGGTGCTGCTCGGCGACCTCGGGGTGGGCTCCACCACGGTCGCCGCCGTGCTGATCGGCGCGCTGTGCGGCACCGACGCCGCCGCCGTCACCGGCCGCGGCTCCGGCGTCGACGACCGGGTCTGGATGGTCAAGTGCGCCACCGTCCGCGACGCGCTGCGCCGGGCCCGGCCGGTGCTCGGCGACCAGTTGGCGCTGCTCGCCGCGACCGGCGGCGCCGACTTCGCCGCGATCACCGGGTTCCTGCTGCAGGCCGCCGTCCGCAAGCTGCCGGTGGTGCTGGACGGCGTGGTCTCCGCCGCGTGCGCGCTGGTCGCCCAGCGGATCGCCTTCCGCGCCCCCGAGTGGTGGCGGGCCGCCGCCCTCACCGGCGAACCCGCCCAGGCCAAGGCCTACGACCGGCTCACCCTGACGCCGCTGCACGAGGCGGGCGTCACCATGGGCGAGGGCGTCTCGGCGGTCCTCGCCCTGCCCCTGCTGCAGGCCGCCACCGACACCCTCGCGGAGCCGGTCGCCGTCCCCAGCGCGAAGCCCCTTCCCCCGCGGGCCCCGGCCAAGCTGCCGACGGCCTCGGAGCTGTTGGGCCGTTACTGA
- a CDS encoding NADP-dependent oxidoreductase, producing MKAIAINRYGGPDVVEYTELPDPKVGPDTVLVRTRAVGVNPVDWKIREGLLDGILDVHFPLVMGFDLAGVVQAVGGAVTEFAPGDEVIGYVRKDGIEHGTYAELVAAPVRTLARKPAALDWAEAGGLPTAGLTAQQALVGALDLRRGETVLIHAAAGGVGSIAVQVATALGARVIGTAGPHNHTYLRGLGAEPVEYGPGLADRVRALAPDGVDAALDLIGGDAVEVSAAVLKDPARIASVVDYTVTARGGRYIWTRPDPDDLAAVARLAEDGLLTVPVASTFPLSQAASAQALNAEGRTRGKIVLLVD from the coding sequence ATGAAGGCAATCGCGATCAACCGCTACGGCGGCCCCGACGTGGTCGAGTACACCGAACTGCCCGACCCCAAGGTCGGCCCCGACACGGTACTCGTCCGCACCCGCGCGGTCGGCGTCAACCCCGTCGACTGGAAGATCCGCGAGGGGCTGCTCGACGGCATCCTCGACGTGCACTTCCCGCTGGTCATGGGATTCGACCTGGCCGGCGTGGTGCAGGCCGTCGGCGGCGCGGTCACCGAGTTCGCCCCCGGCGACGAGGTGATCGGCTACGTCCGCAAGGACGGCATCGAGCACGGCACCTACGCCGAACTGGTCGCCGCCCCCGTCCGCACGCTGGCCCGCAAGCCCGCCGCACTCGACTGGGCCGAGGCCGGCGGGCTGCCCACCGCGGGGCTCACCGCCCAGCAGGCGCTGGTCGGCGCGCTCGACCTGCGGCGCGGCGAGACCGTGCTGATCCACGCCGCGGCGGGCGGCGTCGGCTCGATCGCGGTCCAGGTCGCCACCGCGCTGGGCGCCCGGGTCATCGGCACCGCCGGACCGCACAACCACACCTACCTGCGGGGCCTGGGCGCCGAACCCGTCGAGTACGGGCCCGGCCTGGCCGACCGGGTCCGCGCGCTCGCCCCCGACGGCGTCGACGCCGCGCTCGACCTCATCGGCGGCGACGCCGTCGAGGTCTCCGCCGCCGTCCTCAAGGACCCCGCCCGGATCGCCTCCGTCGTCGACTACACCGTCACCGCGCGCGGCGGCCGCTACATCTGGACCCGCCCCGACCCCGACGACCTCGCCGCCGTCGCCCGGCTCGCCGAGGACGGCCTGCTCACCGTCCCGGTCGCCTCCACCTTCCCGCTCAGTCAGGCCGCCTCCGCGCAGGCGCTGAACGCCGAGGGCCGCACCCGCGGCAAGATCGTTCTGCTGGTGGACTGA
- a CDS encoding bifunctional 2-polyprenyl-6-hydroxyphenol methylase/3-demethylubiquinol 3-O-methyltransferase UbiG, whose amino-acid sequence MTRQLAEQLTRGTALRVLDVGCAEGTQALRLARAGHFVTAIDPDPVLLGTAQQALAAEPPEVRERVQLLTGDGHQVGRWFGPRSFDLVLCHGTLMYLPDPDPMLASVARILAPGGLLSLLVRNGDALAMRAGLTGDWRACQEAFDSTRYTNRLGLPARADRLAELSGTLAEFAVPVRHWYGVRVFTDTMPDEAAPVDGRQLGQLLDAEERAGKQDPYRQVAALLHVVAAK is encoded by the coding sequence GTGACCCGTCAGCTGGCCGAGCAGCTCACCCGGGGCACCGCCCTGCGGGTGCTGGACGTCGGCTGCGCCGAGGGCACCCAGGCGCTGCGGCTGGCGCGGGCCGGGCACTTCGTCACCGCGATCGACCCCGACCCGGTGCTGCTCGGCACCGCCCAGCAGGCGCTGGCCGCCGAGCCGCCCGAGGTCCGCGAGCGGGTCCAGCTGCTCACCGGCGACGGGCACCAGGTGGGCCGCTGGTTCGGCCCGCGCAGCTTCGACCTGGTGCTCTGCCACGGAACCCTGATGTACCTGCCCGACCCGGACCCGATGCTGGCCTCGGTCGCCCGCATCCTGGCGCCCGGCGGGCTGCTCTCGCTGCTGGTCCGCAACGGCGACGCGCTGGCCATGCGGGCCGGCCTGACCGGCGACTGGCGGGCCTGCCAGGAGGCCTTCGACAGCACCCGCTACACCAACCGGCTCGGCCTGCCCGCCCGCGCCGACCGGCTCGCCGAACTCTCCGGCACGCTCGCCGAGTTCGCCGTCCCCGTGCGCCACTGGTACGGGGTGCGGGTGTTCACCGACACCATGCCCGACGAGGCCGCCCCGGTGGACGGCCGGCAGCTCGGGCAGCTGCTGGACGCCGAGGAGCGGGCCGGCAAGCAGGACCCGTACCGGCAGGTCGCCGCGCTGCTGCACGTGGTCGCGGCGAAGTAG
- a CDS encoding pyridoxal-dependent decarboxylase, translated as MYAAPDRMHKPDNELVDLVFGYMRERLQYDPVPLDHPGDGAHLREVLSGLLNEHGNDPADVLKLYDHELSRAVISADSPRYLSFIPCAPTKAALLFDMVVSCASLQGISWLEAAGAIAAENQVLRLIADRAGLPESAGGTFVSGGSAGNLSALVVARDTARRRLGVGPEARLRIAVADQVHSSVKNTFNIIGVEAFPVPAVDRRLTGPALRAALAADPHPETVIAVVGTAGTTNEGIVDDLAGIAEVAREHQLWFHVDGAYGGAGLFAPSVRERYNGIEHADSFVVDPHKWLFAPFDCAALLYREPRLARAVHTQDASYLDVLHTEGDEWNPTDYAYHLTRRARGLPLWFSLAVHGVQAYTDAIETGLRLAQDTAQLIRDTEHLELLHDPQLSAVCFRRTGWTHDDYYRWSRQLLADQIGFVTPTGWDGETVARFAFLHPGTTMAMVEEILATMA; from the coding sequence GTGTACGCAGCGCCCGACCGCATGCACAAGCCGGACAACGAACTGGTCGACCTGGTCTTCGGCTACATGCGCGAACGGCTGCAGTACGACCCCGTCCCGCTCGACCACCCCGGCGACGGCGCCCACCTGCGGGAGGTCCTCTCCGGGCTGCTGAACGAGCACGGCAACGACCCGGCCGACGTGCTCAAGCTCTACGACCACGAGCTGTCCCGCGCGGTGATCTCCGCCGACAGCCCGCGCTACCTGTCCTTCATCCCGTGCGCCCCCACCAAGGCCGCGCTGCTGTTCGACATGGTGGTCTCCTGCGCCTCGCTGCAGGGCATCTCCTGGCTGGAGGCGGCCGGCGCGATCGCCGCCGAGAACCAGGTGCTGCGGTTGATAGCGGACCGGGCCGGCCTGCCCGAGAGCGCCGGCGGGACGTTCGTCTCCGGCGGCTCGGCGGGCAACCTGTCCGCGCTGGTGGTCGCCCGGGACACCGCCCGCCGCCGGCTGGGCGTCGGCCCCGAGGCCCGGCTGCGGATCGCCGTCGCCGACCAGGTGCACTCCTCGGTCAAGAACACCTTCAACATCATCGGCGTCGAGGCCTTCCCGGTGCCCGCCGTCGACCGCCGGCTGACCGGGCCCGCGCTGCGCGCCGCGCTCGCCGCCGACCCGCACCCCGAGACCGTGATCGCCGTGGTCGGCACCGCCGGCACCACCAACGAAGGCATCGTCGACGACCTGGCCGGGATCGCCGAGGTCGCCCGCGAGCACCAGCTCTGGTTCCACGTGGACGGCGCGTACGGCGGCGCCGGCCTGTTCGCCCCCTCGGTGCGCGAGCGCTACAACGGCATCGAGCACGCCGACAGCTTCGTGGTCGACCCGCACAAGTGGCTGTTCGCCCCGTTCGACTGCGCCGCGCTGCTGTACCGCGAGCCGCGCCTGGCCCGCGCCGTGCACACCCAGGACGCCTCCTACCTGGACGTGCTGCACACCGAGGGCGACGAGTGGAACCCCACCGACTACGCCTACCACCTCACCCGCCGGGCCCGCGGCCTGCCGCTCTGGTTCTCGCTCGCGGTGCACGGCGTCCAGGCCTACACCGACGCGATCGAGACCGGCCTGCGGCTGGCCCAGGACACCGCGCAGCTGATCCGCGACACCGAGCACCTCGAACTGCTGCACGACCCGCAGCTGTCCGCGGTCTGCTTCCGCCGCACCGGCTGGACCCACGACGACTACTACCGCTGGTCCCGGCAGCTGCTCGCCGACCAGATCGGCTTCGTCACCCCCACCGGCTGGGACGGCGAGACTGTCGCCCGGTTCGCCTTCCTGCACCCCGGCACCACCATGGCGATGGTCGAGGAGATCCTCGCCACCATGGCCTGA
- a CDS encoding PspA-associated protein PspAA, whose amino-acid sequence MIMRVLGEGQFEVAEGDLNRLNQLDDELLQAVESGDEAAFKAALGTLLAAVREVGTPLPPESLEPSDLILPDAEASLDQVRELLRDEGDGLIPGLPE is encoded by the coding sequence ATGATCATGCGGGTCTTGGGTGAGGGGCAGTTCGAGGTCGCCGAGGGCGACCTGAACCGGCTGAACCAGCTGGACGACGAGCTGCTCCAGGCCGTCGAGTCGGGCGACGAGGCGGCCTTCAAGGCGGCGCTCGGCACCCTGCTGGCGGCCGTCCGCGAGGTCGGTACGCCGCTGCCGCCGGAGTCGCTGGAGCCGTCGGACCTGATCCTGCCGGACGCCGAGGCGTCCCTGGACCAGGTGCGCGAGCTGCTGCGGGACGAGGGCGACGGCCTGATCCCGGGCCTCCCGGAGTAG
- the nadA gene encoding quinolinate synthase NadA, translated as MTTTTENYGVDPTPSPLALLLLGREADPNSERGVDCPGDLPAASDPDLVARARAAKEKLGDRVFILGHHYQRDEVIEFADVTGDSFKLARDAAARPEAEFIVFCGVHFMAESADILTSERQQVVLPDLAAGCSMADMATAEQVAECWDVLSEAGVADVTVPVSYMNSSADIKAFTGKHGGTICTSSNAKRALEWAFEQGEKVLFLPDQHLGRNTAVLEMGIPLDECVLYNPHKPNGGLTAEQLRNARMILWRGHCSVHGRFSLDSVNEVRERIPGVTVLVHPECKHEVVNAADLVGSTEYIIKALDAAEPGSKWAIGTELNLVRRLAKAHPDKEVVFLDRTVCFCSTMNRIDLPHLVWALESLAEGRVPNVITVDAETEKYAKAALDRMLALP; from the coding sequence GTGACCACCACCACCGAGAACTACGGCGTCGACCCCACTCCGTCGCCGCTCGCCCTGCTGCTGCTCGGTCGCGAGGCCGACCCGAACAGCGAGCGCGGCGTGGACTGCCCCGGCGATCTGCCCGCCGCCTCCGACCCCGACCTGGTGGCGCGCGCCCGCGCCGCGAAGGAGAAGCTCGGCGACCGGGTCTTCATCCTGGGCCACCACTACCAGCGCGACGAGGTCATCGAGTTCGCCGACGTCACCGGCGACTCCTTCAAGCTGGCCCGGGACGCCGCGGCCCGCCCGGAGGCCGAGTTCATCGTCTTCTGCGGCGTGCACTTCATGGCGGAGTCCGCCGACATCCTCACCTCCGAGCGCCAGCAGGTCGTGCTGCCGGACCTGGCGGCCGGCTGCTCGATGGCCGACATGGCCACCGCCGAGCAGGTCGCCGAGTGCTGGGACGTGCTGTCCGAGGCGGGGGTCGCCGACGTCACCGTGCCGGTGTCGTACATGAACTCCTCGGCCGACATCAAGGCGTTCACCGGCAAGCACGGCGGCACCATCTGCACCTCCTCCAACGCCAAGCGCGCCCTGGAGTGGGCGTTCGAGCAGGGAGAGAAGGTGCTGTTCCTCCCGGACCAGCACCTGGGGCGCAACACCGCGGTGCTGGAGATGGGCATCCCGCTCGACGAGTGCGTGCTGTACAACCCCCACAAGCCGAACGGCGGCCTGACCGCCGAGCAGTTGCGGAACGCCAGGATGATCCTGTGGCGCGGCCACTGCTCGGTGCACGGCCGGTTCAGCCTGGACTCGGTGAACGAGGTCCGCGAGCGGATCCCGGGCGTCACCGTGCTGGTGCACCCGGAGTGCAAGCACGAGGTGGTCAACGCCGCCGACCTGGTGGGCTCGACCGAGTACATCATCAAGGCGCTGGACGCCGCCGAGCCCGGCTCCAAGTGGGCGATCGGCACCGAGCTGAACCTGGTCCGCCGCCTGGCCAAGGCGCACCCGGACAAGGAGGTCGTCTTCCTCGACCGCACCGTGTGCTTCTGCTCGACCATGAACCGGATCGACCTGCCGCACCTGGTGTGGGCGCTGGAGTCGCTCGCCGAGGGCCGGGTGCCCAACGTGATCACGGTGGACGCCGAGACCGAGAAGTACGCCAAGGCGGCGCTGGACCGGATGCTCGCCCTGCCGTAA